The DNA segment ACTCCCGCGCGACGCCTCACAACAGGCGCAGATCGGAGACGACGCGGGCACGGATCCCACGGCCCTCGAGACCGCCGATCTGCTTTTCTTCTCGGATCGCGAGGACAAGCGCGTCACCCATGTCGGCATCGCGGCAGGCGAAAAACGGATGGTCCATCTCGGACTGGGGCGCGGCGGTTATTCCATCGAGCGCCTCTCCGATCGGAAAGACGCGTACGCCGTGCTGATGCGAAAGCGCTTTCTGTTCGCGCGACGCGTAGTCTAACTGACCAAGCCGTTCGCCACGAGCGGAGTCGACGAGCGAACCTGCACGCCGACGTCGATCGTCGGTTGGTCGTCGACCGCGATCGCCATCGTATAGCCGCCCGGGGAGTCCATCGGCAGGTCGAATTGGGCGATGAGAGGCAAGTCCATCTCGAGGACGCCCGGCGGCGGCGGGCCGACGTTGAGGTCGCCCTGGCTTCGCCAGAGCTCCGCTCCGTTGGGGCTGAGCCAGCGGAAGGAGACCGTATGCGCGCCGACGTCGGCCCCGCTCCCCTTCATGTGGACGACGAGATTCGCCCGCGGATGGACGGCCGGCAGCGCCGCGACCTGCAGCGCGTCGAACACGCCCAGGACGTTGAGCTTTCCTTCTTGCGAGAGATTCGCCGCATCGGCGAATAGGGCGAACGCAACGCGCATTCAACAACATAGACAGGCCAAAGCCCGCACGCCTAGTTTTCTTGACATGGGCTCTAGCGCAGGCGACGCCGCGACAGAATCGATATTGCCCGGACGCGCCGACACGGCGCGGCCGGGCGGCGGCGTGTGGCTCACGGATGCATCGCTCGTGCTCGTCGCGATCATCTGGGGCGTGAACTTCTCGGTCGTGAAGTTCGGGACGTCGCTCATCGACCCGCTCGCCTACAACGGCGTTCGCGTTCTGCTCGCCGGCATGCTGCTTTTCGCGATCGCAATGGCGAGCCGAGCGCCGCTCCCGCCCGCCCGGGAGATCGCGATCCTGCTCGCGCTCGGCGTGCTGGGGAACGGCGTGTACCAGGTCTTCTTCGTCGAAGGCGTCGCGCGGACGCGCGCCAGCGACGCCGGGCTCGTCATCGCCGCGTCGCCGGCGTTCATCGCGATCGTCGGCCGCATGCTCGGTGTCGAGCGGATCAACAGGCGCGGAGTGATGGGCATCGTCATGTCGATCGGCGGCATCGCGTTCGTCGTCCTCGGCACGACGAACGGCACCGCGGGCGACGCGACGATCATCGGCGATTTGCTCGTGCTGCTTGGATCGCTCTGCTGGGCGTTCTACACGGTGTTGCTCAAGCCGTACACCGAGCATCTCTCCGGGCTGCACGTAGCCGCCTTCACGATGGTCGGCGGCGCGGTTCCGTTGTTTCTGCTCGCGTTCACTCGGATCGCCGCGACGAATTGGGCGCAACTTCCCGTGAAGGGATGGTCGGCGATTCTCTACAGCGGAATCTTCGCGCTCGTCGTCGCCTACCTGTTCTGGTACCGCGGAGTGCGCGTGATCGGACCGACGCGAACGGCGATGTACTCCAACTTGCAGCCGGTCGTCGCGGTGCTCATGGCGTGGTGGCTGCTCGGCGAACAACCGACGTGGTGGCAAGGGGTCGGCACCGGTTGCATCGTCGGCGGTTTGCTCCTCACGCGCGTCCCAGTCGATACGTGAAGCTCGTTCTCTTCGACATCGACGGAACGATCCTGCTCACGAGCGGCGCTGGAAAGCGCGCCGTGCACCGCGCGCTCGCCGAAGTATTCGGCGCGCCCGGACGACTCGAGCACCGGTTCGACGGAAAGACCGATCCGCAGATCGTCCGCGAGCTGATGCGCATGGAAGGCCACGCCGACGACCACATCGACGCGCGCATGGCTCTCTTGCTGGACCGCTACGTCGATTTTCTGCACGAAGAGCTCGATCAACCGTCGACCGCCGTCCGGCTGATGCCCGGCGTGGCAGATCTGCTCGACGCGCTCGAGGAGCGGGCGGACATCGTTCTCGGACTCGTCACGGGAAATCTCGCGGCGGGCGCGGCGGCCAAGCTTCGCGCCGGCGGCCTCGATCCGGACCGTTTTCGCGTGGGTGCCTATGGCTCGGACCACGAGCTTCGCGTCGAGCTCCCGGCAGTCGCTCAACGCCGGGCGCGCGACGAGCTCGGGTTCACCATGGAAGGCAATGACGTCGTGGTCATCGGCGACACGCCGGCCGATGTCGAGTGCGGGCGGGCGGTAGGCGCGCTCACCATCGGCGTCGCGACAGGCTACTACTCGGTGGACGAGCTCCGCGGCTTCGGCGCGGACGAAGCGTTCGAAGACCTCTCCGACACGAACGCGGTCGTCCGGACCATCGTCGGCGGCTGAGTGACCCACCCGGCAAGTACATTTTCCGACATGGCCGAGACGCCGAGGGGAACGATCGCGGTGAATGCCGCGCGCGTGGGTCGCGCCGACCTGGGCGAGGCCACCGCCACGGTCGACGACGACGTGCTCACGGTCATCGCGAGGCCGAGCGGCGCCGAGCGCTTGCTCCGCATACCGATTTCGGCAATCGACGGTCTCGCGATCGAAGGCGACGAGGTGGTCGTGTCGGTGCGCGACGGGCGTCAGGTCGCGCTGACGAGTGGAGACGCCGCGAAGCTGCACCAGGAGATCGTGGCGCGATGCTTCGTGCTTCCGGAACTGACGCGAACGCTGCGGACGTTCGGCTCGCGCCGCGGCCAGCGGGGACGGCGCCCGAACGCGGCCGCCGATCAACAAAAGTTCTTCGCGCCGCTCGTCGACGCGCGCCGCGCGGCATCGAAGACCTCGTCGGCCGTCGAGACGATCGCCGCGTTCGAGACCGCGACGCTGACCCGCGCCGTCGATGAGGCTCTGCGGAAATTCGCCAACGAACGTTTCGCGCAGAACGGACCCGCGCGGCGAGCGCTGGAAGCTGAGTTGGTGGATTCGACGGAGCCCCTCCAAGCCGCGCTTCGCGCGCTCGGCGAACGCGCGTCAGAGGCGCAAGCGCATGCCGACGAAATCCGCATCTGGCGCACGTGGGCGCTCTCGCTCCGCAACGTCTTCGAAGCGGCCGACCGCGTGTGGGTCGCGCTCGACGAAGCGCTCGACGCGGCGCACGCGTCGGCGAGCCGCGTTGCTTCTCCCCCTGCTCCGCGCGCTCGTTCATGATCGTCGGCCTCGGCATCGACGCCGTGGACATCTCGCGCGCCGAGCGAATGTTCGCCGACAAGCCCGAGCGAATGCTCGAGCGATTGTTCGGCGACGTCGAGCGCGCCTATCTCGCGACGAAGCCGCAGCCCGCGCAGCACATGGCGGTGCGTCTGGCGGCCAAGGAGGCGGCCTACAAGGCGCTTTCAGGAAACGAGTTGGCGCGGGGCATCGGCTGGCGCGACGTCGAGGTCGTGAGCCGGGACGACGGATCGCCCGAGCTCCGCTTCTACGGCCGCGCGGCGGAGCGCCTCGCCGAGCTTGGGGCCGAGCGGGTCCATGTGTCGCTCACCCACAGCTCGGCCACCGCAGTCGCCGTGGTGATCTTGGAGCGTTCCGCCGACGGGTGAACGGGGTGGGGTGACGGCAAAACCCTGACTGCGGAAAGCCACCTAAACGATTTGTATTTCGTGGTCTACACGCCCTTCCGGAATCCCGATATATTCAGTCGGCAATGAGGCTCGGAATCAACTTTGGCCGGGCCGCGTCGGGGTTGTTGACCGGGGCGGCCCTTACGATGTCCGCCGCGCTCGGCGCACGCGCCCTCGGCGCGCAGCAGGAGCGCCCGACCCAGCGGGTCGCGAACATCGTGAGCGTGGCCGTCGAGGAATACGGCAAGGGCGTTGACCAGAAGGGGCGGCTGACGTCGCGCGACGAATACGACGAAACCGTCGGATTTCTGCGCGATGCGCGAGCGGCCATGTCGCGTCTGCCAAGCGATCGACTCGCCACCGCGACACCGCTGCTCGATTCGATCATCCTCGCCGTCACGGCGAGGCGTCCGCCTTCGGAGCTGAACGCGCTGGCCAACCGCTTCGCGTCTTCGCTCGGCAGCGAAGCCGCGCTCGAACTTCCGGCTCGCCCGCTCGACATCGGAGCCGGCGAGAAACTCTTCGCCGCGAATTGCGCGTCGTGTCACGGGCCGCGCGGGATGGGAGACGGACCCGCGGCGGCGACGATCAATCCCAAGCCGCCGGCCATTGGCAACGCGACCACGGTTGCCGACGTCGCGCCGGCGATGATGTTCCGCAAGATCTCCGTGGGTGTGACCGGCACCGCGATGCCGTCGTTCTCGCCGCAGCTCACCGCCGAACAGCGCTGGAACATCGTCGCGTACATTGGATCGCTGCACGCATCGCCGCAGCAGGTGGCCGAAGGCGAGGGTCTGTACGCGCAGGGGTGCGTCGAGTGCCACGGCTCCGCCGGGCTCGGCGACGGCGCGATGGCGAGGACCTTGAGCAAAGCGCCGAGCGAGTTGGGATCGTTCGCGTGGCAGGTCGAGCGCAGCGACTCACAGTTGGCGGCCGCCGTTCGCGCCGGACTTCCAGGCACGCCGATGCCCCCCGCTTCAGGGTTCACCGACAAGCAGGTGCAGAGCGTCGTCGCGTACATCCGGACGCTGCCCAGCCGCCAGCGAACCATCGCCGCGGCGGCGCAGAGCGACAGCGGGCAGGCCGCGAGCGCTTCGAGCCCGGCCGCGGCGTCGAAGGTCTCCATCTCGCTGCTCGACCAGTCATTGACCGCGGCGCGCAACGGCCGGTGGGTGGACGCGGGCGATCGCGCGTTCGACGCGTACCTCGCGTTCGAACCGATCGAAACGCCGGCGCGGGCGCGCAATCCGGGCGTCGTCGCGTCGATGGAGAAGCTGTTCGGCGACTTCAAGGCGTCGATCCAGGCGAACGACATCGAGGGCGCCGAGCACGCGCGCGACGCGATCGACGTGAACATGGAGCGCGTCGTCGAGCTCACACAACCGCCCGGCAGCGGGTCGGAGGCGTTCCTTCAGAGCTTCCTCATCATCGTCCGCGAAGGGTTCGAGGCGATCCTCGTGATCGGCGCGGTCGTGGCGTTCCTGCTCAAGACGGGGCACCGCGAGCGGCTGCGGTCGATCTGGTGGGGGATCGTGCTTGGCCTGCTGGCGAGCGGACTGACGGCGATCGTACTGCGCACCACGCTTCGCGCGCTGCCGGCGACCCAGGAGATCATAGAAGGGGGCACGCTGCTGCTTGCCGTGGCCGTGTTGTTCTCGGTGAGCTATTGGCTGATCTCGCGCGTCGAAGCGGCCAAGTGGCAGGCGTTCATCCGCGAGAAGGTCACGAGCGCCCTGGAGCACGGCGGCGGGCGCGCGCTCGCGTTCGTCGCGTTCCTCGCCGTGTATCGCGAGGGCGCCGAGACGGCGCTGTTCTACCAGGCGCTGTTCAATGAAGGCTCGAACGTCGCGCTGCCCATCGGCCTCGGACTCCTCGCCGGCGCCGCGGCGCTCGTCGTCATCTTCACGCTGTTCTATCGCTTCGGCGTCAAGATTCCGCTGCGCCCGTTCTTCAGCGTGACGAGCGTTCTGCTCTACTACATGGCGTTCGTCTTCGTGGGGAAGGGCGTGCACGAGCTGCAGGAAGGCGGCGTCATTCCGATCAACGTGCTGCGCGGCTTTCCGACGATCGAGTGGCTCGGCTTCTATCCGACCTGGGAGACGGTGCTCGCGCAGCTCGTGCTGCTCGGTTTGTTCGTCTTCGCCGTCGCCAAGACGTTCTGGCCGAAGCGCTCCGTCGCGCTCCCCACCGTGCCGCGCGAGGCCGCGCCCGCCGGCGAAGTCGTCGCCGACATCGCGTCACTCACCGCCCAAGTCGAGCGCCTCACCTCCCGCGTCGCATCCCTCGAGCGCGATCGTAGCGGAGTGCCGCGCGAGTAGTTGTTCGTTTTGCCGGCGCGGTTTCGCGCGCTCCGGGGGCGTTCATTTTGGCTAGTCCTGCCTGTACGTCGCTCTGAACTGCAGATTTCGCGGATTAACCCGGACTTCGCGGCAAGAGCAAACGCTCTTGTTGCGGTATAAAAGAGCCTTGCTGCTGTCGTTTCCGCGCAAATCCGCGGTAATCCGCGAAATCCTGTTGCAGTTCAAGAAAGCTGTTGCCGTTCCAATCAGTAAGCTCCACGCGGCGCGCGGAGCTTACTCCAAAAGAGACCTACGCCGCGTCACTTCACGCAGGCACCGGAACCTCGCTGATGCCCGGCCGGCCGACCCCGGTCCGAGAGCGGGCGGTCATGATCAGGACCCCGACCAGAGTGATCGCTAGAGCGATCAGCTGAGCCATGCTCAACCCGAATGCCCACGAGAAGCGGTCGTCCTTGGCGCGCAGGAACTCGACGACGAATCGCTCGAGGCCGGCCAGCACGCAGTAGACGCCGAAGAGCCAGCCCTCGGCGTGCTTGTGATTGCGTAGGCGCCAGAGGATGCCGAACATGATCATGCCCAGCGCGACCTCGAGAAGTTGCGTCGGATAGACCGACAAGACTGTCGACGGGTCGGTGCCGGGCTGGATCGGCGTGTTGAATACGCGCTGCATCTCGAACGCCGTCGACGGCGGCGTGCCTTCGGGGAACGCGACGGCGAGCGGGCCGGTGTACGGCCGGCCGTAGTCGTCGCCGACGGCCCAACAGCCCGTGCGTCCGACGGCGTAACCCGCGGCGATCGCGATCCCCGCGACGTCGGCGAAGCGGACAAACGACAGCTTTTTGTAGCGGATCGTCGCCGCGCAGAGCGCGACGGCGCCGATGAAGCCGCCCCAGAAGACGAATCCCCCGCGGCCGAGCAGGTCGCGCCAGTTGTGCGTGACGACGACCACGTAGTAGAGCTTCGCGCCGATCAGCGTGCCGAGGAGCGCGGCGAACAGAACGTCGCTCACCGCCGCGGATTCCTTGTCGCGCCCGCGGCGCGCCAGCTCGCGCTCGGAGACCATCTGCGCGATGAGAAACGCGAGCAGCACCGCGATCCCGAAGCCGGTGAACGAAAATCCGAACACGCTGAACGTGAACGGATGATGGATGTACGGTCCGGCGGCGCGGATCATGAAGTTCGAAATCATGCGGCGACGAGTCCGGGAATGGGCGAAGCGGCGAACGCGTTGAGGTCGAGTCCCGAGCGTTCGCCGCGCTCGAGATGGAAGAGGCCCGCGCGCGCGATCATCGCGGCGTTGTCCGTCGCGAGACGCGGAGTCGGGGCGAACACATCGACACCGTCGCGGGCGAAACGTTCCCGCATCGCGGCGACGAGCGCGCCGTTGCACGCCACGCCGCCGCCGAGCACCACGCGGCGCCGTCCATAGGCCGTCGCCGCGCGCGCCGTCTTCTGGACGAGCGTGTCGACGACGGCATCCTGAAACGCCCGCGCGATCGGCGCGCGCTCCGCCTCGGACGCGGGTGGCGACGATTTCACGGCGTTGAGCACGGCGGTCTTGAGCCCGCTGAACGACACGTCATAATACTCGGCGTCCCCGGGACGTTGGTCGCGACGCAACATCGGCCTCGCGAACCGTAACGCGCCGCCCGTCCCGCCACCATCGTTGGCGCGTGAAGTCGTGGCGAGCGCCGCGATGCGCTCGACGTGAGGTCCCCCAGGATAGGGGAGCCCGAGAAGCTTGGCAACCTTGTCGAACGCTTCGCCGGCCGCGTCGTCGCGCGTGCGGCCGAGCAATCGGTAGCGGCCCCACGCCTCGACGTCGATGAGCAGCGTGTGTCCGCCGGAGACGAGCAACGCGGTAAACGGTGGAACCGCGGCGGCGTTTTCGAGCGCCGTCGCGAAGAGATGTCCTTCCATGTGGTGCACGCCGATCACCGGAACGCGCCGCGCGAACGCGAACGCCTTGCCGAAGGCCACGCCGACCAAGAGCGCACCGACGAGGCCTGGTGCGTTGGTCACCGCGACGGCGTCAACGTCGTTCGAGCCCATGCCCGAGTCGGCAAGGGCTTGCTCGACGACAGGCACGATCGCCGTGAGGTGCGCGCGTGACGCGATCTCCGGTACGACGCCGCCAAATATTCGATGCACGTCTTGCGAGAGGATCACGAGGGAACGGATGCGCGCGTCGTCGCCGGCGCCCTCGAGGACCGCCGCCGACGTCTCGTCGCACGACGTTTCGATTCCGAGGACTCGCATCACTTGTGCGGCGTCG comes from the Gemmatimonadaceae bacterium genome and includes:
- the tsaD gene encoding tRNA (adenosine(37)-N6)-threonylcarbamoyltransferase complex transferase subunit TsaD is translated as MRVLGIETSCDETSAAVLEGAGDDARIRSLVILSQDVHRIFGGVVPEIASRAHLTAIVPVVEQALADSGMGSNDVDAVAVTNAPGLVGALLVGVAFGKAFAFARRVPVIGVHHMEGHLFATALENAAAVPPFTALLVSGGHTLLIDVEAWGRYRLLGRTRDDAAGEAFDKVAKLLGLPYPGGPHVERIAALATTSRANDGGGTGGALRFARPMLRRDQRPGDAEYYDVSFSGLKTAVLNAVKSSPPASEAERAPIARAFQDAVVDTLVQKTARAATAYGRRRVVLGGGVACNGALVAAMRERFARDGVDVFAPTPRLATDNAAMIARAGLFHLERGERSGLDLNAFAASPIPGLVAA
- the acpS gene encoding holo-ACP synthase, translating into MIVGLGIDAVDISRAERMFADKPERMLERLFGDVERAYLATKPQPAQHMAVRLAAKEAAYKALSGNELARGIGWRDVEVVSRDDGSPELRFYGRAAERLAELGAERVHVSLTHSSATAVAVVILERSADG
- a CDS encoding prolipoprotein diacylglyceryl transferase family protein, with translation MISNFMIRAAGPYIHHPFTFSVFGFSFTGFGIAVLLAFLIAQMVSERELARRGRDKESAAVSDVLFAALLGTLIGAKLYYVVVVTHNWRDLLGRGGFVFWGGFIGAVALCAATIRYKKLSFVRFADVAGIAIAAGYAVGRTGCWAVGDDYGRPYTGPLAVAFPEGTPPSTAFEMQRVFNTPIQPGTDPSTVLSVYPTQLLEVALGMIMFGILWRLRNHKHAEGWLFGVYCVLAGLERFVVEFLRAKDDRFSWAFGLSMAQLIALAITLVGVLIMTARSRTGVGRPGISEVPVPA
- a CDS encoding cytochrome c/FTR1 family iron permease: MRLGINFGRAASGLLTGAALTMSAALGARALGAQQERPTQRVANIVSVAVEEYGKGVDQKGRLTSRDEYDETVGFLRDARAAMSRLPSDRLATATPLLDSIILAVTARRPPSELNALANRFASSLGSEAALELPARPLDIGAGEKLFAANCASCHGPRGMGDGPAAATINPKPPAIGNATTVADVAPAMMFRKISVGVTGTAMPSFSPQLTAEQRWNIVAYIGSLHASPQQVAEGEGLYAQGCVECHGSAGLGDGAMARTLSKAPSELGSFAWQVERSDSQLAAAVRAGLPGTPMPPASGFTDKQVQSVVAYIRTLPSRQRTIAAAAQSDSGQAASASSPAAASKVSISLLDQSLTAARNGRWVDAGDRAFDAYLAFEPIETPARARNPGVVASMEKLFGDFKASIQANDIEGAEHARDAIDVNMERVVELTQPPGSGSEAFLQSFLIIVREGFEAILVIGAVVAFLLKTGHRERLRSIWWGIVLGLLASGLTAIVLRTTLRALPATQEIIEGGTLLLAVAVLFSVSYWLISRVEAAKWQAFIREKVTSALEHGGGRALAFVAFLAVYREGAETALFYQALFNEGSNVALPIGLGLLAGAAALVVIFTLFYRFGVKIPLRPFFSVTSVLLYYMAFVFVGKGVHELQEGGVIPINVLRGFPTIEWLGFYPTWETVLAQLVLLGLFVFAVAKTFWPKRSVALPTVPREAAPAGEVVADIASLTAQVERLTSRVASLERDRSGVPRE
- a CDS encoding HAD family hydrolase — translated: MKLVLFDIDGTILLTSGAGKRAVHRALAEVFGAPGRLEHRFDGKTDPQIVRELMRMEGHADDHIDARMALLLDRYVDFLHEELDQPSTAVRLMPGVADLLDALEERADIVLGLVTGNLAAGAAAKLRAGGLDPDRFRVGAYGSDHELRVELPAVAQRRARDELGFTMEGNDVVVIGDTPADVECGRAVGALTIGVATGYYSVDELRGFGADEAFEDLSDTNAVVRTIVGG
- a CDS encoding EamA family transporter — translated: MGSSAGDAATESILPGRADTARPGGGVWLTDASLVLVAIIWGVNFSVVKFGTSLIDPLAYNGVRVLLAGMLLFAIAMASRAPLPPAREIAILLALGVLGNGVYQVFFVEGVARTRASDAGLVIAASPAFIAIVGRMLGVERINRRGVMGIVMSIGGIAFVVLGTTNGTAGDATIIGDLLVLLGSLCWAFYTVLLKPYTEHLSGLHVAAFTMVGGAVPLFLLAFTRIAATNWAQLPVKGWSAILYSGIFALVVAYLFWYRGVRVIGPTRTAMYSNLQPVVAVLMAWWLLGEQPTWWQGVGTGCIVGGLLLTRVPVDT